The DNA region TGGAAGCGCAGTTCAAGCGCATGGGCCTGAAGCCGGGCAACGGCGACAGCTATTTCCAGACCGTGCCGATGGTGGAAACCACGGCCGACGAATCCACCGTGCTCAAGCTCGACGTCAAGGGACAGGCGCGCGAGCTCAAGTTCGGCAGCGACATGGTGCTGGGCACCCGCACCGGACAGGCGGAAGTGAAGGTCGATGCCAGCGATCTGGTGTTCGTCGGCTACGGCGTCAACGCGCCGGAGCAGAAGTGGAACGACTACGCCGGCGTGGACGTCAAGGGCAAGACCGTGGTCATGTTCGTCAACGACCCGGGCTTCCATAACCAGGACGCCAAGCTGTTCGAAGGCAAGCGGATGACTTACTACGGCCGCTGGACCTACAAGTTCGAGGAAGCCGCGCGCCAGGGCGCCAAGGCCGCCCTGATCATCCACGACGACGAAGGCGCGTCCTACGGCTGGGAAGTGGTGAAGAACTCCTGGTCCGGCGCGCAGTTCGACCTGCCGGCCAAGGACGATCCGGAACCGCGCCTGCCGGTGCAGGGCTGGATCACCGGCGACGCCGCGCGCAAGCTGCTGGCCGACCTGGGCCAGGATCTGGACGCGCTGTACAAGGCCGCCGGCACGCCGGGCTTCAAGGCCATCCCGCTGCAGGCCCAGGCCACGGTGGACCTGAAGAGCACGATCAGCCAGAAGTCCTCGCGCAACGTGATCGCGCGGCTGGACGGCGCCAAGCGTCCGGACGAGGCCATCGTCTACATGGCGCACTGGGACCACCTGGGCGACCACGCCGACAAGGGCGGCCACGAAGGCCACGCGACGGACGCCAAGGCGCCGGCCGCGGACACGATCTACAACGGCGCGGTCGACAACGCCACCGGCGTGGCCGGCATCCTGGAGATCGCCGAGGCCTTCACCAAGCAGACGCCGCCGCCGGATCGTTCGCTGCTGTTCGTGGCGGTGACGCTGGAAGAGTCGGGCCTGCTGGGTTCCAAGTACTACGTCGCCCATCCGACCGTGCCGCTGAATAAGACCGTTGCGGTGATCAATCTCGACGCCATGCCGGTGATCGGCAAGGCCCGCGACATGACCGTGATCGGCTACGGCAGCTCGGAGCTGGAGGACATCCTCAAGCCCATCGCGGCCGAACAGGGCCGCACCTTGCATGCCGAAGCCACGCCGGAAGACGGTTTCTACTTCCGCTCCGATCACTTCAACTTCGCCAAGGCCGGCGTGCCCGCGTTGTACGCCAAGGGCGGCGACGACCTGGTCGAAGGCGGCACCACCGCCGGGCAGCAGGCCAACAGCGATTACCGCGACCACCGCTATCACAAGCCCGCCGATCAGTTCGATCCGGCCTGGAAGCTGGATGGCGTGATCCAGGATCTGGACGCGCTGTACGGGGTGGGCAAGGTGCTGGCGGGGAACGAGCAGTGGCCCAACTGGTACGAGGGCAATGCGTTCCGCGCGGCGCATGAGAAGTTGATGAAGGCGGCGGCTAAGTAGGGGCTGCGGCTTGATCGAGGCAAAAGAAGGCCGGCCTCGCGAGAGGCCGGCCTTTTTGTTTTTTCGGGAGCGGAACGTCTGCGCTGTTCGGAGCGGATCGCGGCTCACGCCGCTCCCACAGGGAGCAGGCGCTTTCGACACAGGTGGAAGGTCGCGGTCGCAGCTGGCGCAACTCCTACGGTGGGTGGTGTGGGGTTCGCGGCGATGGCGGGTACGCGGTCGCGGCTTACGCCGCTCCTACCCCGACGCCAGGGCGGCGCCGCATCGGACGATGCTTTCGGCTAGGCTTAACGCGACTTCCGCCTCGGACCCTGCCATGACGCTAGCCCTCGCCTATTGGTGCGTCGTCTTCGTCGCCGTGCTGCCCTACTTGTGGGTATATGTCGCCAAGGCCA from Lysobacter silvisoli includes:
- a CDS encoding M28 family metallopeptidase gives rise to the protein MPRVAALAALSALALAACKPEPAPAPAAAAPETAATPASAHAFDGAINAGDFAEHVKTLASDEYEGRAPGSPGEDKTVQYLEAQFKRMGLKPGNGDSYFQTVPMVETTADESTVLKLDVKGQARELKFGSDMVLGTRTGQAEVKVDASDLVFVGYGVNAPEQKWNDYAGVDVKGKTVVMFVNDPGFHNQDAKLFEGKRMTYYGRWTYKFEEAARQGAKAALIIHDDEGASYGWEVVKNSWSGAQFDLPAKDDPEPRLPVQGWITGDAARKLLADLGQDLDALYKAAGTPGFKAIPLQAQATVDLKSTISQKSSRNVIARLDGAKRPDEAIVYMAHWDHLGDHADKGGHEGHATDAKAPAADTIYNGAVDNATGVAGILEIAEAFTKQTPPPDRSLLFVAVTLEESGLLGSKYYVAHPTVPLNKTVAVINLDAMPVIGKARDMTVIGYGSSELEDILKPIAAEQGRTLHAEATPEDGFYFRSDHFNFAKAGVPALYAKGGDDLVEGGTTAGQQANSDYRDHRYHKPADQFDPAWKLDGVIQDLDALYGVGKVLAGNEQWPNWYEGNAFRAAHEKLMKAAAK